The Geobacillus stearothermophilus ATCC 12980 genome contains a region encoding:
- a CDS encoding DMT family transporter — protein MKRSFIYVLLVGIMVAWGLNVTALKVLVEHFSPVALTALRILTAGLVVLLFLWGFGKLERVSWKEAKQIGVAALFSVVAHHFFLALGIARTTAVNAGLVLGLVPLVTALLAIVFLGQRPTLFRLLGIALGFFGVVFVVASGDGGLGHLSIGDVYVFLAVLAQGISFIMIKKATVEARLMTGWMLVFGSLWLFVLSLVLEPSGLSSLKEGTLPLWMIFLASAVVATALGHMFYNQAVQHLGPAESAVFINLNPFFSLLGAHWLLGEPISPMQLAGFLFIVAGVLFGSGGMDNVIARFRRAKVAAGGRKAGM, from the coding sequence ATGAAGAGATCATTCATTTATGTGTTGCTTGTCGGGATCATGGTTGCCTGGGGGCTGAATGTGACGGCGTTGAAAGTTTTGGTGGAGCATTTTTCACCCGTCGCGTTGACAGCGCTGCGCATTCTAACGGCCGGGTTGGTCGTGCTTTTGTTTTTATGGGGGTTCGGCAAGCTGGAACGAGTCAGTTGGAAGGAGGCGAAACAGATTGGCGTGGCCGCCTTGTTCAGCGTCGTGGCCCATCACTTCTTTTTAGCGTTAGGAATTGCGAGGACGACAGCGGTGAATGCGGGTCTTGTGTTAGGGCTTGTGCCGCTTGTGACGGCGCTGTTGGCGATCGTGTTTTTAGGCCAGCGGCCGACGTTGTTTCGGCTGCTTGGCATTGCGCTTGGGTTTTTTGGCGTCGTGTTTGTTGTGGCGAGCGGCGACGGGGGCCTTGGCCATTTGTCCATTGGGGATGTGTACGTCTTTTTGGCTGTTTTGGCGCAAGGGATCAGCTTTATTATGATCAAAAAAGCGACGGTCGAGGCGCGGTTGATGACTGGGTGGATGCTTGTCTTCGGGTCGCTTTGGCTGTTTGTCTTAAGCCTCGTGCTCGAGCCGAGCGGCCTATCGAGTTTGAAAGAAGGAACGCTTCCGCTTTGGATGATTTTCCTTGCTTCGGCGGTCGTCGCGACGGCGCTTGGCCATATGTTTTATAACCAGGCTGTTCAACATCTTGGTCCCGCTGAGTCGGCGGTGTTCATCAATCTCAATCCGTTTTTTTCACTTCTTGGGGCGCATTGGCTGCTGGGCGAGCCGATTTCGCCGATGCAGCTGGCTGGTTTTCTTTTCATCGTCGCGGGCGTGTTGTTCGGCAGCGGGGGGATGGATAACGTGATCGCCCGTTTCCGCCGGGCGAAAGTGGCGGCTGGGGGAAGGAAGGCGGGGATGTAG
- a CDS encoding DUF4411 family protein, whose product MSGNGTETKAYLLDTNVFRYKSSPSAHTNHKKAAKRFWKDVLQEVRHEEAVLYIPKEVIRELELQSYTLGEKERQRISELLENITITIPDWTTPDMEHQVRKMAAYIRSEYQRKINAMRDMEYGSVSDARILLTAWQYDCILVTANIKDFALYPLLFPQHEHRLLNLLSNDYVTISPSIYDTIHHDPIFTGMLQELNDFINR is encoded by the coding sequence ATGAGCGGAAACGGCACGGAAACAAAAGCATATTTGCTGGATACAAACGTATTCCGATACAAGTCAAGCCCATCTGCCCACACGAACCACAAAAAAGCCGCCAAGCGTTTTTGGAAAGATGTTTTGCAGGAAGTTCGCCATGAAGAGGCTGTGCTCTATATCCCTAAAGAAGTCATCCGAGAGCTTGAATTGCAATCCTACACACTTGGCGAAAAGGAAAGGCAACGGATCTCGGAATTGTTGGAAAATATAACGATAACGATTCCCGATTGGACAACTCCCGATATGGAACATCAAGTAAGGAAAATGGCGGCTTATATTCGCTCTGAATACCAGAGGAAAATCAATGCCATGAGAGACATGGAATACGGCAGCGTGTCTGATGCCCGTATCCTGCTAACCGCTTGGCAATACGACTGCATTCTCGTCACAGCCAATATAAAAGATTTTGCGCTTTATCCTCTTCTGTTTCCTCAACACGAACATAGACTGCTTAATCTTTTATCAAATGATTATGTCACCATTTCCCCGAGCATATATGACACCATTCATCATGACCCAATATTCACGGGCATGCTCCAAGAATTGAATGACTTCATCAACAGATGA
- a CDS encoding radical SAM/SPASM domain-containing protein produces the protein MKWIPSRFNAISQTEDSELILYNSYTGAIGVVAEEEKKTVMQALKRSGIERDLLPVEKTLVECGFLVAESVNEEQRARFLHQTLHRTDVMHLIVLPTEACNFRCTYCYQDFSRGNMSRDVINGLKRFLEKKIPRLEHLTVSWFGGEPLLALDIIEELSEAIVEWTKRHGVTYQAEMSTNGYYLSKETLQRLLKYKVNRFMVTLDGSKDVHDSRRALANRGPTYETIVNHLLDIQTLDDSFEIYIRINFDEDNLSHVPAFLEELARYFAGDSRFQIFCRPVGRWGGANDEGLPICDHRTAETKIWEFTELGINKGLHMSSIIESMLMPSGAVCYAAKPHSFVIGANGRVYKCTCFLGEEYNHVGWLHADGTMDIDFDKLALWVTSGEEQDEMCQACFFRPACQGNHCPLYRIRKGERPCPYEKRKIKQVLRLIHAQQSKSK, from the coding sequence ATGAAGTGGATTCCATCTCGATTTAATGCGATTTCGCAAACGGAAGACAGTGAGCTCATTCTTTACAACAGTTATACAGGGGCGATCGGCGTTGTAGCGGAGGAAGAGAAAAAAACGGTGATGCAAGCGTTAAAGAGAAGCGGCATCGAGCGGGACTTATTGCCTGTTGAAAAAACGCTTGTCGAATGCGGATTTCTCGTCGCAGAGAGCGTAAACGAGGAACAGCGCGCGCGGTTTTTGCATCAGACGCTGCATCGGACGGATGTAATGCATCTGATTGTCCTTCCGACAGAAGCGTGTAATTTTCGCTGTACATACTGTTATCAAGATTTTTCGCGCGGAAATATGAGCCGTGATGTGATCAATGGGTTAAAACGTTTTTTGGAAAAGAAAATTCCGCGGCTCGAGCATCTTACGGTCAGCTGGTTTGGCGGTGAACCGTTGCTGGCGCTGGACATCATCGAAGAGTTAAGCGAAGCGATCGTCGAATGGACAAAGCGGCACGGCGTCACGTATCAAGCGGAAATGTCCACGAACGGCTATTATTTATCCAAAGAAACATTGCAGCGTTTATTGAAATATAAAGTGAATCGCTTTATGGTGACGCTGGATGGAAGCAAAGACGTGCATGATTCGCGCCGGGCTCTTGCGAATCGGGGGCCGACGTACGAGACGATCGTCAACCATTTGCTCGATATCCAGACGTTAGATGATTCGTTTGAAATTTACATTCGTATTAATTTTGATGAAGACAATCTTTCCCACGTTCCAGCGTTTTTAGAGGAGTTGGCCCGTTATTTTGCCGGAGACTCGCGCTTTCAAATTTTTTGTCGTCCTGTTGGAAGATGGGGCGGAGCGAACGATGAAGGGCTGCCGATCTGCGACCATCGTACCGCGGAAACGAAAATATGGGAGTTTACGGAATTAGGGATCAACAAAGGGTTGCATATGAGCTCGATTATTGAGTCGATGCTTATGCCTTCCGGGGCGGTTTGTTACGCGGCCAAGCCGCATTCGTTCGTCATTGGGGCCAACGGTCGAGTGTATAAATGTACGTGTTTCCTTGGCGAGGAATATAACCATGTCGGATGGCTTCATGCCGATGGAACGATGGATATTGATTTTGATAAATTGGCCTTATGGGTCACGTCGGGAGAAGAACAAGACGAAATGTGCCAAGCCTGTTTTTTCCGCCCGGCATGCCAAGGGAATCATTGTCCGTTGTATCGCATACGTAAAGGAGAGCGTCCTTGTCCTTATGAAAAACGAAAAATTAAACAGGTACTGCGCTTGATTCATGCGCAGCAATCGAAATCAAAGTAA
- a CDS encoding L,D-transpeptidase family protein produces the protein MYKHIVKHGETIASIARDYRTSVEALLRANGLTAASVIFPGQAIIIPHLPAKGSIPYTIHVSISRRQLTLKHRGRTIRTYPVGVGKMVTATPVGDFVIVNRQPNPGGPFGAMWLSLSKIHYGIHGTNDPSSIGKYVSKGCIRMHNKDVLELASIVPNGTEVFIRP, from the coding sequence ATGTACAAACATATCGTCAAACACGGGGAAACGATCGCCTCCATCGCCCGCGACTACCGCACATCTGTTGAGGCGCTCCTTCGCGCCAATGGTTTGACCGCCGCGTCCGTCATCTTTCCCGGGCAAGCGATCATCATCCCCCACCTCCCGGCGAAAGGCTCGATTCCGTATACGATCCATGTATCGATCAGCCGCCGCCAGCTGACGTTAAAACACCGGGGACGAACGATCCGCACCTACCCCGTCGGCGTCGGCAAAATGGTCACCGCCACGCCTGTCGGCGATTTTGTCATCGTCAACCGCCAGCCGAACCCGGGCGGTCCGTTCGGCGCCATGTGGCTCAGCTTATCCAAAATCCATTATGGCATTCACGGCACGAACGACCCGTCCTCGATCGGCAAATACGTATCCAAAGGCTGCATCCGCATGCACAACAAAGACGTGCTCGAGCTCGCCTCCATCGTCCCGAACGGAACGGAGGTGTTCATCCGGCCGTGA
- a CDS encoding helix-turn-helix domain-containing protein, which yields MSTLSRKTETRKTAPPPLHETVLSDNVRRYVELVQQSLELEKRKKEIYSNLSDQEKQSVRHILTEMAEQTIPDDLHVRDVALLLDVTPQMVRRYCAEGKIEAYQRLGDSGKWIIPAAQFFHHPNWPSFLQMREQLKSQSIRIAEKMEKEFGE from the coding sequence ATGAGTACTTTGTCCCGCAAAACAGAAACCCGAAAGACAGCCCCCCCACCTCTTCACGAAACTGTACTAAGCGACAACGTTCGACGTTATGTAGAATTGGTCCAACAGTCGCTTGAACTTGAGAAGCGAAAAAAAGAAATCTATTCCAACCTAAGCGACCAGGAAAAACAGAGCGTACGGCATATTCTTACCGAAATGGCGGAACAAACAATTCCAGATGATCTCCATGTCCGCGATGTGGCTCTTCTGCTTGATGTCACGCCGCAAATGGTGCGTCGTTATTGCGCAGAAGGAAAAATCGAGGCTTACCAACGGCTTGGAGACAGTGGAAAATGGATCATCCCGGCCGCACAGTTTTTTCACCACCCAAACTGGCCTTCATTTCTCCAAATGAGAGAACAGCTGAAAAGCCAGTCGATTCGTATCGCGGAAAAAATGGAAAAAGAGTTTGGAGAATAG
- a CDS encoding MurR/RpiR family transcriptional regulator, whose protein sequence is MGKLLDRFSNYIGQLTHAEKHVLYYIDGHVEQAKQLSLTAMAKKNNVSTTTIIRMCHKLGLEGFSELKYILKTIDDQAIPVGENTIERYKADMNQTLDSLERKHAEEISQLIFEANRVLIVAVGLSKMIGEYFSKLLIQVNKPSSYVYESHIIDLLPNMVQPKDMVIFISSSGETKTIVQAAEKLRFKNIETVAITNSADSTLAKLVRKHISAYVQRVQFAGYDLSARSTLVVLIDILFEFFMKNYKA, encoded by the coding sequence ATGGGAAAACTTCTGGATCGATTTTCAAACTATATCGGCCAACTCACCCATGCAGAAAAACACGTTTTGTACTATATCGATGGACATGTGGAACAAGCGAAACAATTATCGCTAACTGCTATGGCGAAAAAAAACAACGTCAGCACCACCACCATCATCCGTATGTGTCATAAACTGGGCTTAGAAGGTTTCTCAGAGTTGAAATATATTCTGAAAACGATCGACGACCAAGCCATTCCGGTTGGAGAAAATACGATTGAACGGTACAAAGCCGATATGAATCAGACACTTGATTCGTTGGAACGAAAACATGCGGAAGAAATTAGCCAGTTGATTTTTGAGGCCAATCGGGTGTTGATTGTGGCAGTTGGTCTATCCAAAATGATCGGGGAATATTTTAGCAAACTTCTCATCCAAGTAAACAAACCGAGCTCGTATGTGTATGAATCACATATTATTGACCTTTTACCCAACATGGTTCAACCAAAAGATATGGTCATTTTCATTTCATCCAGCGGAGAGACAAAAACCATTGTGCAAGCGGCAGAGAAACTTCGCTTTAAAAACATCGAAACGGTAGCGATCACGAACAGCGCCGATAGTACATTAGCCAAGCTTGTACGAAAACATATCAGCGCCTACGTGCAACGTGTCCAGTTTGCAGGTTATGACCTATCTGCCCGTTCGACCCTCGTTGTTCTGATTGACATTTTATTTGAATTTTTCATGAAAAACTATAAAGCATAA
- a CDS encoding DMT family transporter: protein MSKSFVYISLVLIMMVWGLNVIAIKILVEHFSPVTLTSFRIFTAGIVVILILLFMGQLRKLTWKEVMYIGIAALFSVVAHHLFLALGLTKTTASNAGLILGLIPLVTSVLAAIFLGNRLTVFRFVGIFLGFIGVAFVVLNGKSGIHHVSIGDFYVFLAVLSQGISFIMIKKATVDARVMTGWMLLFGSLLLFFISLWMEPNGLSSLASGTPSLWMIFLASAVFATALGHMFYNKAIQHIGAVESAIFINLNPLFSLLGAYLFLGESISLTQMMGFILIVLGVVLGSGVLDEFGALAHRSKAIGKKY from the coding sequence ATGTCGAAATCGTTCGTTTATATCTCCCTCGTCTTGATTATGATGGTTTGGGGATTGAACGTGATTGCCATCAAGATTTTAGTTGAACATTTTTCGCCGGTGACGTTAACGTCGTTTCGGATTTTTACTGCAGGGATCGTTGTGATTCTGATTTTGCTATTCATGGGGCAGTTGCGGAAATTAACTTGGAAGGAAGTGATGTATATTGGCATAGCTGCTTTGTTCAGTGTCGTTGCCCATCACCTTTTTCTTGCGCTCGGATTAACAAAAACGACAGCGTCCAATGCTGGGTTGATTTTAGGGCTTATTCCGCTGGTGACATCGGTGTTGGCGGCCATCTTTTTAGGCAATCGGCTTACAGTGTTCCGGTTTGTTGGGATTTTCCTCGGGTTTATCGGCGTGGCGTTTGTCGTGTTAAACGGCAAAAGCGGCATTCACCATGTGTCCATTGGCGATTTTTATGTATTTCTGGCCGTATTATCGCAAGGAATCAGTTTTATCATGATTAAAAAAGCAACGGTCGATGCGCGTGTGATGACAGGTTGGATGTTGTTGTTTGGGTCTTTGCTTTTATTTTTCATTAGTTTGTGGATGGAACCGAACGGCTTATCGAGCTTGGCAAGCGGTACACCATCCCTATGGATGATCTTCCTTGCTTCCGCTGTATTTGCCACTGCGCTGGGCCATATGTTTTACAACAAAGCGATTCAACATATTGGCGCGGTGGAATCGGCGATTTTCATTAATTTAAATCCTTTGTTCTCTTTGCTGGGAGCTTATTTATTTCTCGGAGAATCGATTTCCCTTACCCAAATGATGGGATTTATTTTGATTGTGCTCGGCGTCGTTTTAGGCAGCGGTGTATTGGATGAATTCGGGGCGCTTGCTCATCGCTCGAAAGCGATAGGGAAAAAGTATTAA
- a CDS encoding DUF2283 domain-containing protein: MFVQNLQENVKYSYDYDHDVLYIYLGEPKVSYDDEAAPGVFIRFSEEDEVITGIVIMDYKKRDIERIKKFIPVNINFHMINEQIH; this comes from the coding sequence ATGTTCGTCCAAAATTTACAGGAAAACGTTAAATACTCCTATGACTATGATCACGATGTTCTTTATATTTATTTGGGCGAACCAAAAGTGTCGTACGATGACGAAGCAGCTCCTGGTGTGTTTATCCGGTTTTCTGAAGAGGATGAGGTCATTACTGGCATTGTGATTATGGACTACAAGAAGCGGGATATTGAGCGTATAAAGAAGTTTATACCGGTGAATATTAATTTTCATATGATTAACGAACAAATCCATTAG
- a CDS encoding radical SAM/SPASM domain-containing protein: MKWIPSRFNAMAQTKQGELILYNSYTGAIGAVAEGERAAVLEALKRTGIDRELSPVEQTLVECGFLVAENVDEKRRAQFLHQSLHRTDVMHLVILPTEACNFRCVYCYQEFLRGQMKREVIDGLKRFLTKTIPRLTHLTVSWFGGEPLLAIDVIEEISTVIIEQTKRYGVAYQADMSTNGYGLSKETMRRLLRCEVTRFMVTLDGSKDVHDVRRVLANRGPTYETILGHLRDIQTLDESFEVDIRVNFDEDNLDRIPLFLDELACYFAGDRRFQLFCRPVGRWGGANDERLPVCDHRTAEVKIWELTEYGIKKGLSMSSMVESMLMPSGAVCYAAKPHSFVIGADGQVYKCTCAFDEEYNRIGRLHADGTMDVDMDKLALWVTSGEETDEQCQACFFRPACQGNHCPLYRLRTGDRPCPHEKRKIKEVLRLIDAQSFVRDEGKGR, encoded by the coding sequence ATGAAGTGGATTCCGTCCCGATTTAACGCGATGGCGCAAACGAAGCAAGGTGAATTGATTCTCTACAATAGCTATACAGGGGCGATTGGCGCGGTGGCGGAAGGCGAGAGAGCCGCCGTGCTTGAGGCGCTCAAGAGAACCGGGATTGACCGCGAACTGTCACCGGTGGAACAAACGCTGGTGGAGTGTGGGTTTCTTGTCGCTGAGAACGTCGATGAGAAGCGACGGGCGCAGTTTTTGCATCAATCGTTGCACCGGACGGATGTGATGCATCTCGTGATCTTGCCGACGGAGGCGTGTAATTTCCGTTGTGTCTATTGTTATCAAGAGTTTTTGCGCGGACAGATGAAGCGTGAGGTCATTGACGGGTTGAAACGTTTTTTGACGAAGACGATTCCGCGTCTCACCCATTTGACGGTCAGCTGGTTTGGCGGCGAACCGCTGTTGGCGATCGATGTGATTGAAGAGATTAGCACGGTGATCATCGAACAAACGAAACGGTATGGCGTTGCGTATCAAGCGGACATGTCAACGAACGGCTACGGTTTGTCGAAAGAAACGATGCGGCGTTTGTTGCGGTGTGAAGTGACCCGTTTTATGGTGACGCTTGATGGAAGTAAAGACGTGCATGATGTGCGGCGGGTGCTGGCGAATCGGGGACCGACGTACGAGACGATTCTTGGCCATTTGCGTGATATTCAGACGCTTGACGAATCATTTGAAGTGGACATCCGGGTCAATTTTGATGAAGACAACCTTGACCGGATTCCGCTGTTTTTAGACGAGCTGGCTTGTTACTTTGCCGGGGACCGGCGTTTTCAGCTGTTTTGCCGTCCCGTTGGGAGATGGGGCGGGGCGAATGATGAGCGGTTGCCGGTTTGTGACCATCGGACGGCAGAGGTGAAAATATGGGAGTTGACGGAATACGGAATCAAGAAAGGACTTTCGATGAGCTCGATGGTGGAGTCGATGTTGATGCCTTCTGGGGCGGTTTGTTATGCGGCGAAGCCACATTCCTTCGTCATCGGGGCCGACGGCCAAGTGTATAAATGCACATGCGCCTTTGACGAGGAATATAACCGTATCGGCCGTCTGCATGCCGATGGAACGATGGATGTCGATATGGATAAGCTCGCTCTATGGGTAACGTCAGGCGAGGAAACGGATGAACAGTGCCAAGCTTGCTTTTTCCGGCCGGCGTGTCAAGGAAATCATTGCCCGTTGTACCGCCTGCGAACAGGGGATCGTCCTTGCCCTCACGAAAAGCGAAAAATCAAAGAAGTGCTCCGGCTGATTGATGCGCAGTCATTCGTACGAGATGAAGGGAAAGGGAGGTGA
- a CDS encoding Rpn family recombination-promoting nuclease/putative transposase: MAIDHDRLFKELLQTFFEEFVLLFFPDMHEHIDFNHLSFLSEELFTDVTAGEKYRVDLLVETKFKGKDGLIIVHVENQAYVQSSFPERMFLYFRRLFEKYRTPIIPIAVFSYDAIRDEPSLFTLSFPFGDVLDFRFFHVELRKQNWRQFIRTDNPVAAALLSKMGYTESERVELKKQFLRMLVRLELDEARQRLLMGFFETYVKLSDEEEQQLRSEVEQMETKEKERVLELIISYEQKGKIQGRKEGREEGRKEGAEQEKRHIAKRMLMKGFDAQTIHELTGLPVTEIEEMKQSGFK, encoded by the coding sequence ATGGCGATCGATCACGACCGGTTGTTCAAGGAGTTGTTGCAGACGTTTTTTGAGGAATTTGTGCTTCTCTTCTTTCCGGATATGCACGAGCATATTGATTTCAACCATTTGTCGTTTTTGTCCGAAGAGCTGTTTACGGACGTAACGGCTGGGGAGAAGTACCGCGTTGACCTGCTCGTCGAGACGAAGTTCAAAGGAAAAGACGGATTGATCATTGTTCACGTAGAAAACCAAGCGTACGTTCAATCGTCATTTCCAGAAAGAATGTTTCTTTACTTCAGACGCTTGTTTGAAAAATACCGCACTCCGATCATTCCGATTGCCGTCTTCAGCTATGATGCCATCCGAGATGAACCCTCTTTGTTCACGCTCTCCTTTCCGTTTGGCGATGTGCTTGACTTTCGCTTTTTCCATGTGGAGTTGCGCAAGCAAAACTGGCGCCAATTCATCCGCACCGACAACCCGGTGGCGGCTGCGCTGCTTAGCAAAATGGGGTATACTGAAAGTGAACGAGTGGAACTGAAAAAGCAATTTTTGCGCATGTTGGTGCGTCTTGAGCTAGACGAGGCAAGACAGCGTTTGTTGATGGGCTTTTTTGAAACGTATGTGAAGCTGTCCGATGAAGAAGAACAACAGCTTCGAAGCGAGGTGGAACAAATGGAGACGAAAGAAAAAGAACGCGTGCTGGAATTGATCATTTCGTACGAGCAAAAGGGAAAAATTCAAGGCCGAAAGGAAGGACGGGAGGAAGGGCGCAAAGAGGGAGCGGAACAAGAAAAACGGCACATTGCGAAACGGATGTTGATGAAAGGGTTTGATGCGCAGACGATTCACGAACTGACCGGATTGCCTGTGACGGAGATTGAGGAAATGAAACAAAGCGGCTTCAAGTGA
- a CDS encoding ADP-ribosylglycohydrolase family protein produces MLQGEPLAKAIRKEVEHTRYEPLLMVTPVYPPDGYVVHTMGWVLHWLLRCDSFEDVVISAANMGGDSDTIAAIAGGLKGLEIGYSQLPKRFVEAIGCADELEKLALQLADVRRSFSSSGADGANGMRDKEG; encoded by the coding sequence GTGCTTCAAGGAGAGCCGCTCGCCAAGGCGATTCGGAAAGAAGTGGAGCATACCCGTTATGAGCCGCTGCTTATGGTGACGCCTGTCTACCCTCCTGACGGGTATGTCGTCCATACGATGGGGTGGGTGCTGCATTGGCTGCTCCGTTGTGACTCGTTCGAAGATGTCGTCATTTCGGCGGCGAATATGGGTGGAGACAGCGATACGATTGCAGCCATTGCGGGAGGACTGAAAGGGCTGGAAATCGGATACAGCCAGCTGCCGAAGCGGTTTGTGGAAGCGATCGGTTGCGCTGATGAATTGGAAAAACTGGCGTTGCAATTGGCGGATGTTCGGCGTTCGTTCAGTTCGAGCGGTGCGGATGGGGCGAATGGAATGAGGGATAAAGAAGGATAG
- a CDS encoding BtaManbiosPhlase: MHLYRYEENPLITPNDVPPHHDGFEVIGAFNAGVAKFQGEVLLLLRVAERPVSDDPNIVKAPVWNPKTGKVEVYEFRKDDPRYDFSDPRVIKEAGAERFVYLTSLSYLRLARSRDGRRFVIDDRPFVYPSNELETFGIEDPRITCIDGTYYIYFSAVSPKGVGEVMVSTKDFQTVTHHGMIFAPENKDVLIFPEKINGKYYALHRPVPRSNGRPEVWIAESENLLHWGNHRFLFGLREGKWDSARIGGGAVPIKTERGWLELYHGASDDHRYCMGAVLLDLNDPSKVLARSEQPLVEPEADYEVNGFFGRVVFSCGAIVDGDIVKMYYGAADTSMACVELKLSEILDSLVKE; encoded by the coding sequence ATGCACCTTTACCGCTATGAAGAGAACCCGCTCATTACGCCGAACGATGTGCCGCCGCACCACGACGGGTTTGAAGTGATCGGGGCGTTTAACGCTGGGGTGGCGAAATTTCAAGGGGAAGTGTTGCTGCTTCTTCGGGTGGCGGAGCGTCCCGTGTCGGATGACCCGAACATCGTGAAAGCGCCGGTATGGAATCCAAAGACGGGGAAGGTCGAGGTTTACGAATTTCGCAAAGACGATCCGCGCTACGATTTTTCCGACCCGCGCGTTATTAAAGAGGCGGGGGCGGAGCGGTTCGTCTATTTGACGTCGCTTTCGTATTTGCGCCTCGCCCGCAGTCGGGACGGGCGGCGGTTTGTGATCGACGACCGCCCGTTCGTCTATCCATCGAATGAGCTCGAGACATTCGGTATTGAAGACCCGCGCATTACATGCATTGACGGCACGTATTACATTTATTTCAGCGCCGTGTCGCCAAAAGGAGTCGGCGAGGTGATGGTGTCGACAAAAGACTTTCAGACGGTGACGCACCACGGCATGATTTTCGCGCCGGAAAACAAAGATGTGCTCATTTTTCCGGAGAAGATCAACGGCAAGTATTACGCTCTTCATCGCCCGGTGCCGAGAAGCAACGGCCGCCCCGAGGTGTGGATCGCGGAGTCGGAGAATCTGCTTCATTGGGGGAATCATCGCTTTTTGTTCGGTCTGCGCGAAGGGAAGTGGGACAGCGCCCGCATCGGCGGCGGAGCGGTGCCGATCAAAACGGAGCGCGGCTGGCTTGAGTTGTACCACGGCGCGTCGGATGACCACCGCTATTGCATGGGGGCGGTGCTGCTCGATTTGAACGACCCATCCAAAGTTCTCGCCCGCTCGGAGCAGCCGCTTGTCGAGCCGGAAGCGGATTATGAGGTGAACGGCTTTTTCGGCCGCGTCGTGTTTTCATGCGGGGCGATTGTCGATGGCGATATCGTAAAAATGTATTATGGTGCCGCGGATACGTCGATGGCGTGCGTCGAGCTGAAGCTTAGCGAGATTTTGGATTCGCTTGTCAAGGAATGA
- the galU gene encoding UTP--glucose-1-phosphate uridylyltransferase GalU has protein sequence MKKVRKAIIPAAGLGTRFLPATKAMPKEMLPIVDKPTIQYIVEEAIASGIEDIIIVTGKGKRAIEDHFDNAFELEQNLIEKGKYDLLEKVKEPSKVDIHYIRQKEPKGLGHAVWCARNFIGDEPFAVLLGDDIVQAETPCLKQLIDQYEQTLSSVIGVKKVPDNETHRYGIIDPSEQNGRRYQVRQFVEKPAPGTAPSNLAIMGRYILTPEIFLFLEKQEAGAGGEIQLTDAIQKLNEIQRVFAYEFEGKRYDVGEKIGFIKTTIEFALQNEELREDLIQFMEQILKKEKDFGEV, from the coding sequence ATGAAAAAAGTACGCAAAGCAATCATCCCGGCAGCGGGGCTCGGCACAAGATTTTTGCCAGCAACGAAAGCGATGCCGAAAGAAATGCTTCCGATTGTTGACAAGCCAACGATTCAATACATCGTTGAAGAAGCAATCGCATCAGGGATTGAAGATATTATCATCGTCACAGGGAAAGGAAAACGCGCCATCGAAGACCATTTCGACAACGCGTTTGAACTTGAACAAAACTTAATTGAAAAAGGCAAATACGACTTACTCGAAAAAGTAAAAGAGCCATCGAAAGTCGACATTCACTACATTCGTCAAAAAGAACCGAAAGGGCTCGGCCACGCCGTCTGGTGCGCGCGCAACTTTATCGGCGACGAACCGTTTGCCGTTCTGCTTGGTGACGACATCGTCCAAGCGGAAACGCCGTGTTTAAAACAATTAATCGATCAATACGAACAAACACTTAGCTCTGTGATTGGCGTCAAAAAAGTACCTGACAACGAAACACACCGCTACGGCATCATCGACCCGAGCGAACAAAACGGACGCCGCTACCAAGTCCGCCAATTCGTCGAAAAACCAGCGCCAGGCACCGCGCCATCGAACTTAGCCATTATGGGAAGATACATACTTACACCGGAAATCTTCTTATTCCTTGAAAAACAAGAAGCCGGCGCCGGCGGCGAAATCCAGCTCACCGACGCGATTCAAAAGCTGAACGAAATTCAGCGTGTGTTTGCCTACGAATTTGAAGGCAAGCGTTATGACGTCGGAGAAAAGATCGGGTTTATTAAGACGACGATTGAGTTTGCGTTGCAGAATGAGGAGTTAAGAGAAGATTTGATTCAATTTATGGAACAAATTCTTAAAAAAGAAAAGGACTTTGGAGAAGTTTAA